TTCCGCCGCCGGAACTGTTAAGGCTGGCAAGTCGATGACCATTATTGCTATCAGTGTAATAAAATTTTGTCCATGACACGGTTAAGAAATCAGATGCATTAGTGAAATCCAACAAGCCATCGCCAGCATCCAATAATGCGACATGGTCAACCCAAAGATTACGCGTATTTCGTGCTGCGATTGTATCAGCAGGGCTATTGCCTTCACCTTTACCCTCAATTGTTAAGTTTTGGATAATGATGTTGTCCTTGCCGTTCATATTAAACCCGCCTTTTACTCTGGCGTTTTTATTTGCACCACGAATAGTTGTATTACTACCAACCTCGATCGATGAGCCTCCTGCATCAATGGTACCGTTAACGATTATCACGCGCGCAGAGTTGCTATTTGCCTGGTTTCTAAGGTCGCTTGCGTTATTCACTGTCATCGGGGAAGCATTTCCGCCACCAGTAGTACCATTACCCAGAGTAGCGAATCCTTCCATTGCCGTTGGGCAGCTACCAACGCTACTGCTGCTAGAGGAAGAACTGCTGGAACTAGAAGAACTGCTGGAACTAGAAGAACTGCTACTGCTGCTTGATGAAGAACTACTTGTATTAGGAGCATCGCAGTCTGCTGCACTAACGCCACTGCCTACAATGGTAAGCGAGTCGATATTCGCTAAGCCGTTATTAACCTCGGCTATCAACGCTATATCGTTGATGCCAGCATTTAAAAATACGCTTAAACTGCCTGCCGTCCACGAAGCCCACGAACCGGTGGATGGAAAATCAACCACGCTCTCTGCAAGGCTGCCATTGACTGTCACGCTAGCAGAACGAGCAGCGCTACTGCCATTGGCAAAACGCCAATCAAGGGCATAGAAACCACTGTTTTGAACTTGAACTTTCCAGCTAATTTGTTTGCCTATTGAATTATCGGTGTTTGCAAAACCGCTGCCGGTAAATCCGCTATGGTTGTTGTCGATAGATCCATCAACGGTACAAAACCCTGCGGAATTTTCTTGAAGGACTGTGTCAAATCCACCGCCCGAACTTGACGAGCTACTGCTCGAGGAGTTCGAAGAACTGCTACTTGAAGAGCTCGAAGAACTGCTACTTGAAGAGCTCGAAGAACTGCTACTTGAAGAGCTCGAAGAGTCGTCTGCGTAGGCGCATTCTTTTACTACACCATATATAGGATCGCCAAAGGCTGAGTTGTTGCACTTAATGCTGTCCGTAGCTGTTTGATAATTGTATTGCCCGTTTGCGCCGTAACGAACTTCGCGGGTACCGGAAAAATTGCAAGTTTGGCCTTCTGTGGCACAAAAAGCATAATTTGATGCCGTTTGGGAAAGAGCGCTAACTGGCGTTCCCAATAATAAGAGCGTTGATGTGAAGTACGTCAGCTTTTTAAGCGAGGTATATGATTTTCGTTTAGCTACTTTGTTCATTTTATTTCCTCTTTAGTAAAAATAATGCCAATTGAAAAATACATCGTCGTTATATTGATTATTCTACTCGCATGCATTTCTGCTCTTGTCGTGCTCGGTCGGTAGCTTCAAATTTTTATATCGTACTTTTGTTTCAATGGTCCTAAATACCAAAGCAAAAGTGAAGCATCGAAAAATATGAGTTTTTTGGTTATATAGAGGAAGTGGCTAGAGGGCGTTTGCGCGAACACTGCCAACGTTTTTGCAGGTGGTAATCCTAATGCACTAGTGTCTAGCAGGCTTAATCTAGCAGTAACTCTCAAGTAGGAAAGCCTGCTTGCTTAACTTACAACTATATATGGTATGAGTTTCATATGCGGCATGACAAATATTATTCTTGCTGCTGTGATGCATCTTAAACCTAGAGTATGTTTATTAAAACGGGTAAGCAATTATATTTTTTCAATACAACTTAAATAGCTAGCAAAAATGATTTTGCAGGGAAATCGTAAGGCACGATTATGTTCTTGCTGGCGCCTTAAGTTACAAACTGAAAATACATTTACAAATTAACCGCAATATAAAGAGATAGAAAGTCCCATACTCATTAGGATTTGGAAATTGTGTAAAGGCGCGGGTTGGCAGTTCAAGCTCTGGCATTTCAGCCGATGACAATGGGTTACAAATCGTTAGGATTAGCGGCGGATAGGCGTGGAATAGTTGTCCTATATTCTGTATGCGTAATCAGCATTGTGGAACCTGTTGCATATGTTTGCTTTGCAATGAATTGTGTTGGGGGCTAGTGGTATTTACTTGCGGGGTAAGCAGGGGCGAGGGGGAAAAGAAAAGCGCGATAGCAAGCGCCGCCGGTTAGAATACATCTCTAAGTTGGTTCAACACCAGTGTGAGTTTCAGTGGTTGCTCAACAACCATCTCAGAAAATGCTTAGATTGACGAGCACCCTGCCAAGTTCACTGAAACGCGTTTGATGCTCTTGCTGATTAAACAGGCACTTGGTCAGCGGTTCCGTTATAACACTACCAGTCTATGCAGCTGTTGGTGTATACGCTGAAGCCCGTCTGTGATGTTAAAATCTAAGGCTTCAAAAAATTCAATAAAATCGTGGTTTGTAGTGTTGCGTCCCTGCACTA
The Teredinibacter franksiae DNA segment above includes these coding regions:
- a CDS encoding pectate lyase family protein — encoded protein: MNKVAKRKSYTSLKKLTYFTSTLLLLGTPVSALSQTASNYAFCATEGQTCNFSGTREVRYGANGQYNYQTATDSIKCNNSAFGDPIYGVVKECAYADDSSSSSSSSSSSSSSSSSSSSSSSSSSNSSSSSSSSSGGGFDTVLQENSAGFCTVDGSIDNNHSGFTGSGFANTDNSIGKQISWKVQVQNSGFYALDWRFANGSSAARSASVTVNGSLAESVVDFPSTGSWASWTAGSLSVFLNAGINDIALIAEVNNGLANIDSLTIVGSGVSAADCDAPNTSSSSSSSSSSSSSSSSSSSSSSSSSSSSSVGSCPTAMEGFATLGNGTTGGGNASPMTVNNASDLRNQANSNSARVIIVNGTIDAGGSSIEVGSNTTIRGANKNARVKGGFNMNGKDNIIIQNLTIEGKGEGNSPADTIAARNTRNLWVDHVALLDAGDGLLDFTNASDFLTVSWTKFYYTDSNNGHRLASLNSSGGGSQPNDWGKMNTTYHHNWWGDLVDQRMPRVMYGHGHQYNNFFNSPGNSYCIGVGSYAADLIENNYFKDVNTPHQHMYRVWSHITARGNIYDNTSGSRDVGLGGNSYQEGQDFEVQPFTDAPYSYHLDAAEEVPNIVMECAGPQ